A genomic stretch from Peromyscus leucopus breed LL Stock unplaced genomic scaffold, UCI_PerLeu_2.1 scaffold_1011, whole genome shotgun sequence includes:
- the LOC114683821 gene encoding LOW QUALITY PROTEIN: uncharacterized protein C11orf42 (The sequence of the model RefSeq protein was modified relative to this genomic sequence to represent the inferred CDS: inserted 9 bases in 6 codons; deleted 3 bases in 2 codons; substituted 2 bases at 2 genomic stop codons) → HLLTLDEADATWALIKDRXVKQGGXGGNGKVAVPFLSDAAYYDLLGVLVKQSRRAHTRLTLPGXQARRALKSVGLLPNLLEQAGSEGVFAHCTREYSPNGRAEIAYEEMRMLDGQPCXIRLHMGXLRKKVAFLLLXPGQVSLQQNLPWIRSTHSIYVIYQVFSCTWLQLGLLPTSPKPQLLRYSGHYLIAFSCLKFSLQPKGVLGPQKSLTKDPLPQGATWVRPSLSILSTLAPTSVPADTLEVADASPPVXSPPTPPPQEGQKXQTTRFSYKVETPSEGPYMLSGGQVGPGTPTALHVPAPAAGLSSEFDSDE, encoded by the exons CACCTGCTAACACTGGATGAAGCAGATGCCACTTGGGCCCTCATCAAGGATAGGTAGGTAAAGCAAGGAGGTTAAGGAGGAAATGGCAAAGT TGCAGTACCTTTCCTGTCGGATGCAGCCTACTATGATCTACTGGGCGTGCTAGTGAAACAGTCCCGTCGAGCCCACACCCGCCTAACTTTGCCAGG GCAGGCGCGAAGGGCACTGAAATCAGTAGGGCTGCTACCAAATCTTCTAGAACAGGCAGGGTCTGAGGGTGTCTTTGCCCACTGCACTCGGGAATACTCACCAAATGGCCGAGCCGAGATAGCCTATGAAGAAATGCGAATGTTGGATGGGCAGCCCT GGATCCGCCTACATATGG GTCTGCGCAAGAAGGTTGCTTTCCTGCTGC CACCAGGGCAGGTGAGCCTACAGCAGAATCTTCCCTGGATCCGAAGCACCCACAGCATCTACGTCATCTACCAGGTCTTCTCCTGCACCTGGCTGCAGCTAGGGCTGTTACCTACAAGCCCG AAGCCCCAGCTGCTCCGTTACAGCGGTCACTACCTAATtgctttctcctgcctcaagTTTTCACTGCAGCCCAAGGGTGTGCTGGGACCACAGAAGTCTCTGACCAAAGATCCCTTGCCCCAAGGAGCCACCTGGGTTAGACCTAGCCTTAGCATCTTATCAACTCTGGCCCCCACATCAGTACCT GCTGATACCCTTGAAGTTGCTGATGCATCTCCACCTGT CAGCCCACCTACACCACCTCCCCAAGAAGGGCAGAA GCAGACCACCAGATTCTCCTATAAGGTCGAAACCCCTTCCGAGGGCCCCTATATGCTTTCAG GAGGCCAGGTGGGGCCCGGGACCCCGACCGCACTCCATGTCCCTGCCCCTGCTGCAGGTCTGTCCTCAGAGTTCGACAGCGACGAatga